One segment of Chlorocebus sabaeus isolate Y175 chromosome 24, mChlSab1.0.hap1, whole genome shotgun sequence DNA contains the following:
- the CGRRF1 gene encoding cell growth regulator with RING finger domain protein 1 produces MAAVFLVTLYEYSPLFYIAVVFTCFVVTTGLVLGWFGWDVPVILRNSEETQFSTRVFKKQMRQVKNPFGLEITNPSSASITTGITLTTDCLEDSLLTCYWGCSVQKLYEALQKHVYCFRISTPQALEDALYSEYLYQEQYFIKKDSKEELYCQLPRDTKIEDFGTVPRSRYPLVALLTLADEDDREIYDIISMVSVIHIPDRTYKLSCRILYQYLLLAQGQFHDLKQLFMSANNNFTPSNNSSSEEKNTDRSLLEKVGLSESEVEPSEENSKDCVVCQNGTVNWVLLPCRHTCLCDGCVKYFQQCPMCRQFVQESFALCSQKEQDKDKPKTL; encoded by the exons ATGGCTGCGGTGTTTCTGGTAACGCTTTATGAATACTCGCCGCTTTTCTACATCGCAGTGGTCTTTACCTGCTTCGTCGTGACCACCGGTCTGGTATTGGGATG gTTTGGTTGGGATGTTCCAGTAATTCTGAGAAATTCAGAAGAGACCCAGTTCAGCACAAGAGTTTTCAAAAAGCAAATGAGACAAGTCAAGAATCCTTTTGGCTTAGAGATCACTAATCCATCTTCAGCTTCAATTACAA CTGGCATAACCTTGACAACAGATTGCCTTGAAGATAGTCTCCTTACATGCTACTGGGGGTGCAGTGTTCAAAAATTATATGAAGCTCTGCAGAAGCATGTTTATTGCTTCAGAATAAGCACTCCCCAAGCATTAGAAGATGCTCTGTATAGTGAATATCTCTATCAGGAACAGTATTT tattaaaaaggaTAGCAAAGAAGAACTATATTGCCAGTTACCAAGAGATACTAAAATTGAAGACTTTGGCACAGTGCCCAGATCTCGCTATCCATTGGTAGCGCTATTGACCTTAGCTGATGAGGATGACCGGGAAATTTATGATATT atttccaTGGTGTCAGTGATTCATATTCCTGATAGGACTTATAAACTATCCTGCAGAATATTGTATCAATATTTACTCTTGGCTCAAGGTCAATTTCATGATCTTAAG CAACTTTTCATGTCTGCAAATAATAATTTCACTCCCTCCAACAATTCCtcatcagaagaaaaaaacacagacagAAGTTTGTTGGAAAAGGTGGGACTTTCTGAAAGTGAAGTTGAGCCATCGGAGGAGAACAGCAAGGACTGTGTTGTTTGCCAGAATGGGACTGTGAACTGGGTGCTCTTACCATGCAGACACACCTGCCTGTGTGATGGCTGCGTGAAGTATTTTCAGCAGTGCCCGATGTGCAGGCAGTTTGTTCAGGAATCTTTTGCACTTTGCAGTCAAAAAGAGCAAGATAAAGACAAACCGAAGACTCTTTGA